The Methanothermobacter tenebrarum genome window below encodes:
- a CDS encoding DUF5750 family protein, producing MKVKIVDFGFDKGKSLNYIKYIVFGLERSLMEKLARKLEEEIEIQDDRLLITVYYEDKYYPLGSEEAKTRLEDFIAREEIEMTVYLSSILED from the coding sequence ATGAAGGTTAAAATTGTCGATTTCGGCTTTGATAAGGGCAAATCCCTCAATTATATAAAATATATTGTATTCGGACTTGAAAGAAGCTTAATGGAAAAACTTGCAAGGAAACTTGAAGAGGAAATAGAAATACAAGACGACAGATTATTGATAACAGTTTATTACGAGGATAAATATTATCCTCTCGGCTCTGAGGAGGCTAAAACTCGCCTGGAGGATTTCATAGCAAGAGAAGAGATAGAAATGACAGTTTACCTTTCCAGCATCCTCGAAGATTAA
- a CDS encoding HIT family protein yields MKLDERYNFGDYLYERDHWIVFLSPNQGNLGSCVVALKRKEEFLGNIKEDEWIELRIIIKELEKAVKKAFGATLFNWGFLMNTFYRENSPPPWLHCHFIPRYDHKVELNGEIFEDPYFGYMRPWGPIKISEKTRRIIKEKILENIE; encoded by the coding sequence ATGAAACTAGATGAAAGATATAACTTTGGCGATTATCTTTATGAAAGGGATCATTGGATTGTATTCTTGTCACCTAACCAGGGCAATCTTGGAAGCTGTGTTGTGGCCTTGAAGAGGAAGGAGGAATTCCTAGGTAACATAAAGGAGGATGAATGGATTGAATTACGCATTATCATAAAGGAGCTTGAAAAGGCCGTTAAAAAGGCTTTTGGCGCCACATTATTTAATTGGGGGTTCCTGATGAATACATTCTATCGGGAGAATAGTCCCCCACCATGGCTTCACTGCCACTTCATCCCAAGATATGATCATAAAGTTGAACTCAATGGGGAGATATTCGAGGATCCATACTTTGGCTACATGAGACCTTGGGGTCCTATTAAAATATCTGAAAAAACCCGAAGGATTATAAAAGAAAAAATTCTGGAAAATATAGAATAA